One Pecten maximus chromosome 7, xPecMax1.1, whole genome shotgun sequence genomic window carries:
- the LOC117331799 gene encoding uncharacterized protein LOC117331799 isoform X1, with translation MTAMLRIVIFLLELSLGLGFRKWKAPDSIPIQCGDVKCDIWTQYCHNMVCRQCNPDVCNQALGPGGRPLQCYFYCTDVKEKMQIIVFKDGTSSTQQTTDRTITTTLEHKTPPENDESRGVTPNTISMVVIPLVTYVAGIVTVHIFQKCNKKRNRKSSKDKINNQPPQGSHSSISDPKDYVELAISNKLLGNVDLDT, from the exons aTGACGGCGATGCTACGAATTGTTATATTCCTGTTAGAACTGTCGCTGGGACTCGGCTTTAGAAAATGGAAAGCACCAGATAGTATACCGATACAGTGTGGGGATGTGAAGTGTGATATATGGACCCAATATTGTCATAACATGGTGTGTAGACAATGTAATCCCGACGTATGTAACCAAGCTCTAGGTCCAGGAGGCCGGCCATTACAATGCTACTTTTACTGTACGGACG TCAAGGAGAAGATGCAGATAATag TTTTTAAAGACGGAACTTCGTCCACACAACAAACTACAGATCGGACGATTACTACAACACTAG AACACAAGACACCTCCTGAAAATGATGAGTCCAGAG GTGTAACCCCGAATACGATATCAATGGTGGTAATACCTTTAGTGACATACGTGGCTGGCATTGTTACCGTACACATTTTCCAAAAGTGTAACAAGAAACGAAATAGAAAATCATCTAAAG ATAAGATAAACAACCAGCCACCCCAGGGAAGCCATTCCAGTATATCAGATCCCAAAGACTATGTAGAGCTGGCTATATCTAACAAACTACTGGGCAACGTGGATCTTGATACCTAG
- the LOC117331799 gene encoding uncharacterized protein LOC117331799 isoform X2 has protein sequence MTAMLRIVIFLLELSLGLGFRKWKAPDSIPIQCGDVKCDIWTQYCHNMVCRQCNPDVCNQALGPGGRPLQCYFYCTDVKEKMQIIEHKTPPENDESRGVTPNTISMVVIPLVTYVAGIVTVHIFQKCNKKRNRKSSKDKINNQPPQGSHSSISDPKDYVELAISNKLLGNVDLDT, from the exons aTGACGGCGATGCTACGAATTGTTATATTCCTGTTAGAACTGTCGCTGGGACTCGGCTTTAGAAAATGGAAAGCACCAGATAGTATACCGATACAGTGTGGGGATGTGAAGTGTGATATATGGACCCAATATTGTCATAACATGGTGTGTAGACAATGTAATCCCGACGTATGTAACCAAGCTCTAGGTCCAGGAGGCCGGCCATTACAATGCTACTTTTACTGTACGGACG TCAAGGAGAAGATGCAGATAATag AACACAAGACACCTCCTGAAAATGATGAGTCCAGAG GTGTAACCCCGAATACGATATCAATGGTGGTAATACCTTTAGTGACATACGTGGCTGGCATTGTTACCGTACACATTTTCCAAAAGTGTAACAAGAAACGAAATAGAAAATCATCTAAAG ATAAGATAAACAACCAGCCACCCCAGGGAAGCCATTCCAGTATATCAGATCCCAAAGACTATGTAGAGCTGGCTATATCTAACAAACTACTGGGCAACGTGGATCTTGATACCTAG